TCTTCTTTTATAGCTCAGCTTCTAAAACACCAATATTGAAGGATGCCGCATATTGCTGTATTCACTAGCACCATCTTTATCGTATGTCAGTGCCATGTATGCTTCATAATGTGTCAAACTAAAAAAGAATATGGTGAAAAAATTAAAGCATCTATGTTATTGTGCCCAAATaaggctataaataaaataatttcatgcCATTAGACCAAAAGATAAAAATGCAGACTGTAGGTCATATACTATTCTTGTTATAAAAACAGTGATTTAGTGAAACTAAATTTGTATCCTAAAACTATAGATTGCAAATCCCTGGGTCCATTGCACAATGCAGGGGtgcttttgaaataatatttttctgccTAGTATTAAAGGTGATGTCAGGTGTTGGGCCTTAATAGAAACAGTCACATACCTTTCTACTACATTAATTCTAGGACAGGACAAAAGTTGTGCTTAACTGAAAAAGAAACATCTAAGGTTTACTTGTACAAGGACACAAGCAGCATTTTCTGTGCCAGATTGATTGCCTAATGCAGAGATTGGCACATCAGCAGGGCCCTTTAGAGCAGTCATCCGGGATACCCTCTGAAAACTTTCCAATACCAGCAGCATTAACTGAGCACTCTCGTAAGACACTAGACAAACAAGAGACTTTTATTCATTAAATCACATAAATGAGTTTTCAAGAGCCACGCCGTGACATTACTTTTAAAGTGACACCCTTAGCAAACAGAATCTAAGAACTTGTACTCATTTCTAGTTtggcactatatataatattgtgtaaCAGGTACACATACGGTATttgatacatatacacattgtaAAGATATATGCAAATCTTAACAGATAAAGTGGTATGATTATAGCTTCGGTTCTATGATCTTTATTCCGGGAACTGTATATTTTGGGATTTCACATATATTCTGCTAAttctttctatgtttttttttgttttttgtttttacaaatcaCGCCATCTATTGTGAACAGAAAGATATGTGCAACCAGATAAAAGCCTAGACCTACTTTgcctttctaaatatatatatatttctcttttttccatGCATGACAGAGCCAACATGAGTCAACATTGTACTAAATTTGCTGGCCACTGGAAGGTAATGAATTCCTTTACTTACTGACTTTCATATgactattattttatatatatatatattaggaacAGGTGCCTACAGTTGACCATGGAGACCAAGCACGAAGAAGTACGTGAAACATGGTATGGccattcataatgtatagttaagtcgGGAGCTGACTCTGCTGCAAACTCGTCCATTAAATCTTCTTTACAGATTAGATATCCATTATTTAGAGTGTGCCTACAGCTTAGGCACGATCTATGGCAAGTTCTGCTATTAGCATTCATTTACACACAAATCAAAGATGTGTACTATTAACACAGGTTTTTTGTAGCCTGATGATTGAATTTATAGCTCTGGCTTAcattttgtttgggggggggaatataGTTTTTTCTTATAGAAATGTTGTTCTTATGTTTTCATTCATTGTTGAATTGTTCCATGGTGAATGGTTTTGcgggatacaaaaataaaaggaaagtcTAAATGATCTCAATATGTACAGCTTAGGGGAAAGAtgtgagagcgagagagagagagaggagatgtccttatctgccatcactatGTTTCTACAGAATTTTGTGGGAAGTTTTCAATTGCTTGTACAATGTGAACCTCTTTCACTTCAGCCGTTACCAGATCTGCCTTCACTGTTAAAAGTCACTTAGTGTTTGCTCCCCTGCCTACAGATCATTGTCTGGgatgaggaatgtttccagggGAGACGACATGAATTTACCTCCGAATGCTACAACATCATGGAGTATGGATTTGAAACTGTTCGATCTTTCAAAATAGAGAGTGGGGGGTGAGTACTATTATTGTGAAATGCACAGCactctgctaaaaaaaataaaaataacagtttggtgaacaaaaacacattacatCATCAACCAAAACCAACAGGTTTCCAGTCAGTGATGTTTCTATATTGTAACACAGCAGAGTTATCAGAGTAAGGTAGATGTGATGCTATCATCCTTTGTTTTAAAATCATTATTCATATAGAAAAACTAATGGTTCTAATTTTCCCTACTTCCAGCTAGTTGATTTTCTAAAATATGCAGCATTTATTAACTAAACTGGGAGTGAGTTTCTCTAAAAACCTCTGAAATCTCCCCATGCCAAAGGTGCAGGACCATATGAGCATCTTTTGCTGGAGAAGCTCACTTGGGTTTATCCTGGATAGTGCATAATGAACATACCTGAAACTCTCTAGCCTCAAAGTCTCCAGGTAAAACCCAAGCCTCTTGGTCAATTTCTTCTTTCACTTAGACAGCCATACCCCAGCTGAGCCCTTCTTTTGGGAGAAACTCACTAAGGTTGGCCATTGACCAGAGTCTCCAGGTTAAGCCCAGGTCTCTTGGTCAATTTCTTTGGGTAGAGTAGGTGTTTGGCTATGCCCACTCCCTGTCCACTTCCCTCTCACTAAAGGCTGTCTAGGCCAAGGCATACCCCGACACAAAGTCACACCCCAAGAGAGCACTTGGTTTCCGGTATGATAATTAAGTCACTGATCTGCAAACCCCCAGACTAGACAAACCCATTAGCTGCTACAGTTTCATTTGTGTTTGTACAATAGATGTTATCCACATGAGGTACTGATCCTGATACAAATCTACATACCCTAGGATACAGTGATGTTGTGTCAGGCAGAATAGGTACCTCCATTATCCCTAAAGTGACATCTTCCCTTAAATTAATAAACAAGATACATAGAATTCTGTATTAAAACATGTCAGTGGCATAAGCACTATACCTATTTATTACCTGCGTATCTTAAAGCACCCATAATATTTTCCTGCAGCTGGGTTGGCTACGAACATTTAGGATTCCAGGGTCAGCAGTTTGTGCTGGAAAGAGGAGAGTACCCCCGCTGGGAAGCCTGGAGTGGCAGCAATGCTTACCATGTGGAGAGAATGACTTCCTTCCGGCCAATTGCCTGTGCTGTAAGTGTATCTCACACTTGCTTTATTGGGATCTATAGGATGCCTGTAATTGATTTAAGCTACGCAAACTCATACATTTCACACACACCACAATGGGGTCTGAATATCACAACACTTTGAAAGTGCATTACATTTGTTTAGGCTGGTTAAAGTATGAGGTTTTTCCTACCTTAAGGTCATGagcgttgtgacatcacaacgtaTGTATCATTTCGGGGGTGTAATGTAATATGCCACTTTCCACCTACTTTCATACTCATCAATACTTAGATTATTTTGGCCATGATAGAACCGACAGTGTACAATAGTTTCTTGTCCTTATGCACATGCATAAAAACTTATCTATTTAAGGAGTGGTAAATGGAATTATTTCACTGCACTGTAAAGTTTATTCAGCATTTTAATTATGTTGATCTACTTATCACACAGAATTACAAAgaacacatatatcatattaaATTTACACAGGGTGATAGCTTTCTTTCAGTTCTGTTggatgttggaaagctttattTTGACCATTGTTTAGAACTCTCAGGCTCTGTCTACAagtaaataattatgtattttgtagAACCACCGTGACTGTAAAATGACCATCTTTGAGAGGGAGAACTTCCTGGGCAGGAAAGGAGAGCTGAGTGATGACTATCCTTCACTTCAGGCCATGGGATGGTGTAACAATGAAGTTGGCTCCTTCCGTGTTCATTCTGGCGCGTAAGTTATGGTGCTTTGTTACTTCTACGCACAGCAGTGTGTTCACAAAACACAGGGCTTCACTATACACCATGAAGAACTCAGGACACACAGCCATTGTGGGCTCAACATGTAACTTGGTAATCCCATATATGTTCTACAAATATAGGACTAGCCACATTAATTCTCCAGTGTCATAGACAGCCtccttaaacaaaacaaaacgtaCTTTGTAAGTATATGGATTCTTTAAACCTGCAAATATGTACcttatggagaagctgcagcacacagTCTCCTGTGTGGCCCCTCGTTTCACTCCACCATTGCAGCCATTCAGTGGAAGCAAAGCATTCCCATTGAATTCAATAAAAACACGTTCTCATTAGATATGGAACACTTATATGGAGCTGACTGGTGCTAATTAccagtatatcacatggcaggataTGTGTGAAGGGATAACTCAATTATTATATGACCTCTATGAATATGGCTACACTTATCCTTTCTTTAGAAACCAGGTTGAACCAgttatttgctaaaaaaaaaaccatacaatTTTAGTTcattgtattttaaatgatatatgATAAATTATCTTAACTGTATATGACCAGACTCAAAATGTGGTAAAGCCTTCACTATAAGTGACTCAGAGGTATTGTGACTTCTTGTCAAAGTATTTTTCAATGTATTAATTTACTCTGCATAGCTACAATCCATATTTTAGCaaagaattaaaaagaaatgcagaCACACACTTTCAAGTCATGCTTATACCGTCCATTGAAATATCCACGAGtgtcatttttctttatcaCCAGCTGGGTGTGCTACCAGTATCCTGGCTACCGTGGATTCCAGTATATCATGGAATGTGACCGTCACTCAGGAGAATACAAGCACTGGAGAGAGTGGGGATCCCATGCACAAACCTTTCAGATTCAATCCATCCGCAGAATTCAACAGTAACCCTCATTCACATCTAAGCATcactgtggccttttaaccttaAGCTCATGGagtaccatttaaaaaaaagaataaagcatttttttgtttattgcctTATATTCTCgtgtcttatttatttttaagcactaaattcattaaaattccATGCAGGAACAGACAAGATAGTCAAACATGGAAGGTGTATTCTGGGCTAAGACATCTGAGTGGCCAGCAGTGGTGGACGAGATGTGTAAAGGAATTTTCCCTATGTCTTTGCATCTGCTATCCTAACCCCTACACGGCACGACAGGTCAATCATAATTCTGCTACTACCAATATACCCAACGTAAAGATTTGAAGAAGTCTATAGCCCAAATTGAACGTAATGATTTTCCACTGGATAAAAAATTAACTTCACGTAGCCAAAGCCATGTTTATTATTAGTGCTGCCTTTGCCCTGACCCAGTGGCATATGTCCCTTCATCCAACCATTGGCTTGATACCTCCCCTTTAATTTGtattaaacaaaatgtgtttgcGTTGTACTCATAAGAAAACTTTTAATCATAATATAATCCATCTGACAGGCATTTCACGTTCTATCTAATAGGTTTACCTTCAAACAGTGTTATTATATTCAATATGATTAGACTGGAAAGTCACAGCAAGGTCTCCAGCTTATTTCTATTCCAAGTTACCTGCCCTTTGCTAAACCATCAAAATTAAACACAGGACCTATGGATCGCAGAGACAAAGTTCAATACGTCCCTGCTTGAAATGGCAGCAGGCCCAATTGACTTTGAGGTGCCCTTTTAATAGTTCTTAACCTGTAATTCTGAGTATTCCAGTGATTGATGCTCAGATGCTAAAGGCTCAATAAACCACTTTGAGAAATGAGGAGATTGGGTAGGAGGAAAGATTATTGttcaataaataacacaaaacagcCATGTAGGAATGAGAGGGCTGTGTATGTGGCAAGGAAAAAAGACAAGATCTCCAGCACGATGAATGTCCTTTTCTCACAGTTTATGAAGCATAAAGCAATAAAGTATGAAATAACATACATATGGGTGTTAGGTAGAATACCAGCTTTAGTATCCATAAATTGTTCATCATTTGTCAAGATAGGTTTCAAGTGCAGAGCAGTAGACAACACAGCACTGTGAGAGTGGCTTGGTTGGTAAAAGCACTTCATTTGTTTGAAGTACAAAAGGATGTTTAAATAGCAAATAGCAATAACATCACTGTATACGTTACGAAATGCTCTAGGACTATAAGCACATAAAACTTGATCTTAAACTTAAAATGTTAAGGACACTTGTGGGTATAGAGTATGTACATCAGTAAGTGCactgaatatataaacatagctgtttttgttttgcaagtgTCTATAATgtctaaataaatcataaaataattatatataatatggcatAAATAATATGtctttaaaaataagataaCGACTCTTTAGTAACCACCTTGTACTAGAACactaaagaaaacaaagggGAAACGGGAGATGGAAAATATAACTTTTGGTTTTCCAATTCTTGGCCAACCAACAGCACAGTATTGATATCCCAACACGCTCTGGTTATGTGACCCTGCATCCACCTCTTTTACCATATGTTCCAACAGTTTTTTGAGGGACAATCCTGGTTTTTTGGGCACTGTCCCTAGTGGATACCCTGCTGTCCAAGCTTTGCAGATCCCTAGAGCCATGGGGTGGCTATAACGGGAAGGTGTGGAGGTGACCATGCCCACTTCTGGATCCAGCCTGACCATCCCCAACAAAGGTGTCCCGATTTGAACACCTGAGGTATTAGGGGTATGCTTTTACATACGCTCAGTACCTTACTATAAAGGATGAAACTGTCCTCACGGCTATTGGAAGCATAAAACTGATGCTTTAATGTTTAGAACTAATACTCATATTACATTACAagtttccattttgttttacataacTGTGTTTAACAAGTGTTTATCATATTGAGACCTCAACAAGTATAACaattttatttccttgtcattcctattaactctttaatagcACCCGGGGGTAGCTGTTTACATAGCATGTCAGTGTCAGAGTATAATGTGCTATTTTTTCATAGCTCCCTGCAGGCTCCGTATAAGCATCTTTATTAGAGATACTAAATTTAAACGGATGAGGATGAAGTCACttgaaatatacagaaatttGCAAAGTTACAATCCAAAAGTTATTTTGGCCCAATACTgtgattaaagaaaaaaaaacccaccttaAAGATCTCAGAATTGGCGATCCTCAGTCTTTTAGTTGATAGAGATAAAAAGAGGACAATTACAGATTCAAGACTGAAAGCTCCATTCTAGATTACATGTCCCAGGCCAGTAATCAGAGTACTTACAGAGATTTCATGCAGTTGCTATATGATATTGATGTAATTAATCAGAGTGAGGACTAAGGTTCCATCAGATACTTTCACTCTGACAAGGGCACTTTGTCAAATACTTAAACGTGCCTGTTTTCTAACACGCTCCATCCGAAAGAACTTTTGCCTTTCCAATAATTGCAGTATTAATTAAAACCACAATACTGTCAAATACTGAATATATTATGCTACGTGTTTTGCAGTTGACCAGATAGCAGCCACCATTAAATGTGGTCGCATACCTATGTTGATACCGCTAGACCACGACatgtaaaacatgaaaattacTTTCATTTTTCATTGCCGATAATCCCATTAACTAAGGATCACAAGAGATGCGAGACCAGGCTCAGTGAATCAGCGTGCTCTTATCTTGTTCCTCCCTGTATGACCCATTTATTTGTTGCTATTTTGTGCTTTAAATAAGCTGTTTGAAATGGCCTGTAAGTATCCTCACTTTGTAAAGTCTGTGATCATGCTCAGAAGTGGTTGGCATTATTAGCATTGGGTATTCAGCTGCAGGCTGTTAATTCCGATTCCCATTAGAATGCTGTGGACTTGCTGCTATATGCAGGTTACAGAGCAGATAACAGTGCCATCCGCACAGTCTGATTAATCTTATTGATCTGTAGCAAGAGTGTTAGataaatcatttaataaaactCGCTACATCAGAGGAATAATTTACATCTCCATCTTCCATGACGAATATTTGAAAATGCGCAGCCGAGGGTCATAAATTGAAAAgtggatatatattttctccGTTTCAGATTCTAGTTTGTGGTTTTAACACACACGGATATTGCTCACAGTATCGAGTCCATTGCTtttcttacatacacacattgacGGATTATGTGCAAGGAGTGATCCTGGTGCGGCATTTGAATATTGGTCTTATCACCACATTGACCGATGTGTTTCTGCTTATTGGAACATCCATTTGGTTACTATGGCCATGCGACAAAGTTTAAAACTTTGCATTGGAATCATATTTTATGCATAACCCCCACTGTCTCATGTCCACTTGTTTAATTTGTGACTCACATTGGTGTATAATGTGCTAGTGCTTTATatacatacctaggaacttttcAGGGTAGGCTATCCAAAGCTCATATGAGAGAGTGGCTTCATGAGGAGGCCTAGCATTACATGGTGCATGGCTAGCCACAGACAGCCTTAAGTGGTCAGGCAATAGGAGGGAAAGAGGAATTCAGGGAAACAGAGCTATACCCTGAGACTCAGGGTCAAACCCATCGAGTTTTCaggtacattttttgtttttttttgttgttgcatgTATGCATCAATTTGGGTCAGATGTTTAAGTAAATACCATTTGATAAACAAATAAACTTGTCCAGTGAAAACCTCAGTAGtgttgcattttaaaatataacctGCTTTTTTGCAATTTGACATAGGATTTCCTTTACGGGCtagaagataaaaaataaaactttattatgTTTGCAAAAGTCTCAAGAACAGTTACATGCTAAGTGCATGGGTTATTATGTGctacatagtttttatttttaaaacttttagaCTAAAGGCATCAAACAGCGTTATGTTCTTACCTGGTTTCTCATTGCGTGCGGAAACTTCCTTGAATAGTTGTCCTAGTAGGACTGTGCTAGAGAAATATTCATGGCTGCTATTTGTGTCAGGTTTTACACAACTGGTGCAGTTTGTTTTTGCACCAGATGTTTGGGCACCTGCTTATTacattgtttattaaatatttttttatttagttagcGGAAATCAGACTGGGGTCTCTATGTACCTGAGGTCTCTATGTACCAACACAATCATATAACAgaatgcaaatatttatttataaactagAGATAAAATAGCCAACAAAGTTCCATGTATTTTGGTCAAACAGGTGGCAACCCTATACTCTCTATGATATTTTTTACTTGCagctgtgtgttttttgtacGGCAATATTTTTTAAGTCATTTTATTCATAGAAAATAATACTGCTAATAAAAACTTTCAATAGGTCTAATGAGGTTTTATgtctgccatctagtggtcaaACCAAAGTATGTCATCTTCAGGTAAGGTTGTGGCTTGCGGTTTAGGACAGTTGATGACTTTATGTCGCCTACTTTGAGGACTTCTTATATCTGGAGATTATTTATTCTCTTTTCTAAGAGACAATGTAAGTACGGTCGGTTTCAATTATTAGACCAAGACTCAACAACACCTTTTCTCTCTAGGATTTGGTAATAGGATTTTGAGTAGACAAAGTGCACATCTAAATGAGATAATATAGTATGTCTGATATTTGTCTAATTTGCattaagttttatatatataataaataaacttgtattttgttaatgaatattttcatatttaattttaattgctacagaaaataaatataaaaaatataaaatttgtaGTAAAGAGAATGCAGCTTATAGGGTAGATCAGAGGCATAGCATATTTCAAACATGAAGCTTATCAATTTTCATAAGACAATAGTTAGAGTGAAAGATTTGTGCGGACTCTGTTGTTCctataacatagaaacatagaatttgatgacagataagaaccattcagaccATCCAATCTGAccatttct
The DNA window shown above is from Spea bombifrons isolate aSpeBom1 chromosome 1, aSpeBom1.2.pri, whole genome shotgun sequence and carries:
- the CRYBA4 gene encoding beta-crystallin A4 → MSQHCTKFAGHWKIIVWDEECFQGRRHEFTSECYNIMEYGFETVRSFKIESGGWVGYEHLGFQGQQFVLERGEYPRWEAWSGSNAYHVERMTSFRPIACANHRDCKMTIFERENFLGRKGELSDDYPSLQAMGWCNNEVGSFRVHSGAWVCYQYPGYRGFQYIMECDRHSGEYKHWREWGSHAQTFQIQSIRRIQQ